A region from the Nonlabens sp. YIK11 genome encodes:
- a CDS encoding FAD-dependent oxidoreductase: MEKADTFWKVCTDCLGRGKKSQRIRKKAKLQYQKALADFQKSNGEGKAPKKPKGHLKTCTTCNGTGLVQSDHAPIPDQNFPHVAIVGAGIGGTALAVACLHRGIPFTLFERDASFDARSQGYGLTLQQASKAMAGFGIQELHEGVVSTRHVVHHTDGTEIAEWGMRKWMENSDKEAPKKTNIHIARQALRQALLDQLKDQATIQWNHQFIDSSMASNERVQLRFKVNNDIRNYEADLIVGADGIRSQVRNQILSDDSTQLRYLDCLVILGICPLSDIENSDHELLDSATVFQTANGHERMYMMPYSRDSIMWQFSFPMSESDAKSLSAQGPKALKLEAIHRTQDWHAPIPQILRATQEDLVTGYPVYDREVLDEFAFLPVRQAGAKARSQKAFDNTGKSSSQGLSNESKYITLLGDAAHPMSPFKGQGANQALLDALSLARLIYTGCKPPSNWREKGIRTNMLNAFEKEMIERSTVKVKESAAAADFLHSDVVLKEIDAPRGSDIK; encoded by the coding sequence TTGGAAAAAGCCGATACGTTCTGGAAGGTCTGCACCGATTGTTTGGGACGCGGCAAGAAAAGCCAGCGCATTCGCAAAAAGGCTAAACTTCAATATCAAAAAGCTCTAGCCGACTTCCAAAAATCGAATGGCGAAGGAAAGGCACCCAAAAAACCAAAAGGTCATCTCAAAACTTGTACAACTTGTAACGGTACTGGACTAGTTCAAAGCGACCACGCTCCTATTCCAGATCAAAACTTCCCACATGTGGCAATTGTTGGTGCTGGTATAGGTGGTACAGCACTTGCTGTAGCCTGTTTGCATCGTGGCATTCCTTTTACTCTGTTCGAGCGCGACGCCAGTTTTGACGCACGTTCCCAAGGTTATGGATTGACGTTACAACAAGCCAGTAAGGCCATGGCTGGCTTCGGAATCCAAGAACTTCATGAAGGTGTTGTTTCTACCAGACATGTCGTTCATCACACTGATGGAACAGAAATCGCCGAATGGGGCATGCGCAAATGGATGGAAAACAGTGACAAAGAGGCTCCCAAAAAAACCAACATTCACATAGCGAGACAGGCCTTGAGACAAGCGCTTCTTGATCAATTGAAAGATCAAGCCACTATTCAATGGAACCATCAATTTATAGATAGTTCCATGGCTTCTAATGAACGCGTCCAGCTGCGGTTCAAAGTAAACAATGATATTCGTAATTACGAGGCAGATCTTATTGTGGGTGCAGACGGCATACGTAGCCAGGTACGTAATCAGATTTTGAGCGACGACTCTACACAGCTGCGGTATCTGGATTGTTTGGTGATTTTGGGCATTTGTCCGTTATCTGATATTGAAAATTCCGATCATGAGCTGCTGGACTCAGCGACGGTGTTTCAAACCGCAAATGGCCACGAGCGTATGTACATGATGCCTTATTCTAGGGATTCCATCATGTGGCAGTTTAGTTTTCCAATGTCAGAAAGTGATGCAAAAAGTCTTAGCGCTCAAGGCCCCAAAGCGCTAAAGCTGGAAGCCATCCATCGCACTCAAGATTGGCACGCTCCTATCCCACAAATTTTGAGGGCAACGCAAGAGGATTTGGTTACCGGTTATCCTGTTTATGATCGTGAGGTTTTGGATGAGTTCGCTTTCCTGCCTGTCCGGCAGGCAGGCGCGAAAGCGAGATCACAAAAAGCCTTTGACAACACTGGTAAATCTTCATCACAAGGCCTAAGTAACGAATCAAAATACATCACATTACTGGGCGATGCCGCGCATCCCATGAGTCCTTTTAAAGGTCAAGGAGCTAATCAAGCCTTACTGGATGCGCTCTCACTGGCACGACTGATATATACAGGTTGCAAGCCACCATCGAACTGGCGAGAAAAAGGAATCAGAACAAATATGCTCAATGCGTTTGAAAAAGAAATGATAGAGCGTAGCACGGTAAAGGTTAAGGAGTCTGCTGCTGCCGCAGACTTTTTACATTCTGACGTAGTCCTTAAGGAAATCGACGCACCAAGAGGTAGTGACATCAAGTAA
- a CDS encoding SDR family NAD(P)-dependent oxidoreductase — MDIQGKNALITGSSRGVGQQIALGLARLGCNIIVHGSQPSSNDKTLELLESFPIQTYSVHGNLADDQEVKALIHQVNNLNIPIDILYNNAGIMKDYHEDIWSHSTDEWMDTYKVNVVAMYQLCAAFVPAMIENNFGRVVNVTSRISGQPQLAPYGASKWAVDKLSQDLAVALENTAVRLNYFDPTWLKTDLGGEHADNPVEAVLPGALKPVLVENDGPNGQFFSAL; from the coding sequence ATGGATATACAAGGGAAAAATGCACTAATTACAGGATCCAGTCGTGGTGTAGGACAACAAATAGCATTGGGACTGGCACGTTTAGGATGTAATATTATCGTTCATGGAAGCCAGCCATCAAGCAATGACAAAACGCTGGAATTATTGGAATCTTTTCCTATTCAAACCTACAGCGTTCACGGCAATCTCGCTGATGATCAAGAAGTCAAAGCACTTATCCATCAGGTGAATAATCTCAATATTCCTATCGATATTTTATACAACAATGCTGGGATCATGAAGGATTACCATGAAGACATCTGGTCACACTCTACTGATGAATGGATGGATACGTATAAAGTAAACGTCGTGGCGATGTACCAATTATGTGCAGCATTTGTGCCTGCGATGATTGAAAATAACTTTGGAAGAGTCGTGAACGTCACTTCTCGTATTTCTGGCCAACCTCAATTAGCACCTTATGGTGCTTCTAAATGGGCTGTAGATAAACTCTCTCAAGACCTGGCTGTAGCATTAGAGAACACCGCAGTTCGCTTGAACTACTTTGATCCTACCTGGTTGAAAACAGATCTAGGTGGTGAGCACGCAGACAATCCTGTAGAAGCTGTCTTGCCTGGAGCTTTAAAACCGGTATTGGTAGAAAATGATGGTCCCAATGGACAGTTCTTTTCTGCCTTGTAA
- a CDS encoding DEAD/DEAH box helicase has protein sequence MSDSLKNQQQILDKLGIKQLNEMQVAAQEAISSQDEVVLLSPTGTGKTLAFLLPLVQLLDAQVEKVQALILVPSRELAIQIEQVLREMGSGFKVNAVYGGRSGSGDKILLSTPPAILIGTPGRVADHLRRGHIDVTQLETLVLDEFDKSLETGFESEMREIAESLPKVRKKILTSATQKVGIPPFMKMANPKRLIFINDQEPNLELKIVVSPTPDKLATLRQLIAHLGSKRGIIFCNLKDTIAEVSDYLWDRDIQHSVFYGGLEQLDRERALIKFRNGTHKILLATDLAARGIDVPELDYIIHYQLPYKREEFIHRNGRTARMHASGTAYMIKFQQQELPDFIENASLLELSDSKKAKPDQEWETLYISGGRKDKISKGDIAGLFFKQGNLTRDELGVIELKQDCAFVAVPYEKAYELINTLNNSKIKKRKVRISLLDQ, from the coding sequence ATGAGCGATTCCCTAAAAAACCAGCAACAAATTCTCGACAAGCTAGGCATCAAACAGCTAAACGAAATGCAAGTCGCTGCGCAAGAGGCGATCAGCTCACAGGATGAAGTGGTGTTGTTATCGCCTACAGGTACTGGAAAAACACTGGCGTTTCTATTGCCTCTAGTGCAGTTGCTAGATGCTCAAGTGGAGAAAGTACAGGCGCTTATTCTGGTGCCGTCCAGAGAGCTCGCGATTCAAATCGAGCAAGTGCTACGTGAAATGGGCAGTGGTTTTAAGGTCAATGCGGTTTACGGCGGTAGATCTGGATCTGGAGACAAAATTTTACTTTCCACTCCACCAGCCATTTTGATAGGAACACCTGGCCGTGTGGCAGACCATTTACGTCGTGGCCATATTGATGTTACTCAGCTTGAGACTTTGGTGCTGGACGAATTTGACAAATCACTGGAAACTGGCTTTGAAAGCGAGATGCGCGAGATTGCCGAGTCTTTACCTAAGGTTCGTAAAAAAATATTGACTTCTGCCACTCAAAAAGTAGGCATACCGCCGTTTATGAAAATGGCAAATCCTAAACGATTGATATTTATCAATGATCAGGAGCCCAATCTCGAGCTCAAAATCGTGGTGTCTCCTACTCCAGATAAGTTGGCTACGTTACGCCAACTCATCGCTCATTTAGGATCCAAACGCGGCATCATTTTTTGCAATCTAAAAGACACGATTGCCGAAGTGAGCGATTATTTATGGGATCGTGACATCCAGCATTCCGTTTTTTACGGTGGACTGGAACAACTGGATCGCGAGCGCGCCTTGATCAAGTTTAGGAATGGAACCCACAAAATCCTTCTCGCAACAGACCTTGCTGCTCGTGGTATTGACGTTCCAGAGCTGGATTACATCATTCATTATCAACTGCCGTACAAACGTGAGGAATTTATCCATAGAAACGGTAGAACGGCGCGCATGCATGCCAGCGGTACGGCATATATGATCAAGTTCCAACAACAAGAATTACCTGATTTTATTGAGAATGCAAGCCTTCTCGAACTTAGCGATTCCAAAAAAGCCAAACCAGACCAAGAATGGGAAACCCTTTATATTTCTGGTGGTCGCAAGGATAAGATTTCAAAAGGCGATATTGCCGGCTTGTTTTTCAAGCAGGGAAACCTAACGAGAGATGAATTGGGCGTGATCGAGCTCAAGCAGGATTGTGCCTTTGTGGCGGTGCCTTATGAAAAGGCATACGAATTGATCAATACACTTAACAATAGCAAAATAAAAAAGCGAAAAGTGCGCATTTCACTTTTGGACCAATAA
- a CDS encoding glycosyltransferase, whose amino-acid sequence MKKLLVIGYIWPEPTKTAAGYRILQLIDLFLEQEYEVVFCCAARLKQTAQPSLKERRISTHGIDLHKDSLDQLLLEFQPAVVLYDRFLIEEQYGWRVRNHAPQAIQILDTEDLHFLRTAREQQVLQGTSLQDGFESELALREISSMNRVDLSLIISRFEMELLQDDFPVDPETLFYIPFLVEGDQVNKHQTKAKPFEERQDYCTIGNLRHAPNVDAVEILKTEIWPIIRANQPEAQLFIYGPNAPQKILDLHDPDSGFLIKGHAADVEVVLSKHKVLLAPLRFGAGLKGKIFDAMKNGLAIAGTAMAFEGIRLNDAPATGSWADFAEDALDLSTNPSRWQDQVNENFEILKRDFEKSAFAKALFLKINDLKQHHPRKRSLVNKIALHHADAHFKFINYWINAKKN is encoded by the coding sequence ATGAAAAAGCTGCTCGTCATAGGATACATCTGGCCAGAACCTACTAAAACAGCTGCTGGTTACAGAATCCTACAACTTATAGATCTCTTTTTGGAACAGGAATATGAGGTGGTTTTTTGTTGTGCTGCTCGATTGAAACAGACGGCTCAACCATCGTTAAAAGAACGCCGTATATCCACACATGGTATTGATTTACATAAGGATTCCTTAGATCAATTATTGTTGGAATTTCAACCAGCAGTGGTGTTGTACGATAGATTCTTGATAGAAGAGCAGTACGGCTGGCGTGTGCGTAACCATGCGCCTCAAGCAATCCAAATCCTGGATACAGAAGACCTACATTTCCTGCGAACGGCCAGAGAACAACAGGTGCTGCAAGGCACAAGTCTTCAGGATGGATTTGAGAGCGAACTGGCATTGCGTGAGATAAGCAGTATGAATCGGGTGGATTTGAGCCTGATCATTTCAAGGTTTGAAATGGAACTGTTGCAGGACGATTTCCCAGTGGATCCTGAAACCTTGTTTTACATTCCGTTTTTGGTGGAAGGTGATCAAGTCAATAAACATCAAACTAAGGCCAAACCTTTTGAAGAGCGTCAGGATTATTGCACGATAGGTAATTTAAGGCATGCTCCTAACGTGGATGCGGTAGAAATACTTAAAACTGAGATTTGGCCTATTATAAGAGCCAATCAGCCAGAGGCACAACTATTCATTTATGGTCCCAATGCGCCTCAAAAAATACTGGACTTACATGATCCCGATAGCGGATTCCTCATCAAAGGTCACGCAGCAGACGTAGAAGTGGTGTTGTCAAAACACAAGGTTTTACTGGCGCCGTTGCGCTTTGGTGCCGGTTTGAAGGGCAAAATATTTGACGCCATGAAAAACGGACTGGCCATCGCGGGAACGGCCATGGCGTTTGAGGGAATTCGTTTAAATGATGCTCCTGCAACAGGTTCTTGGGCCGATTTTGCGGAAGATGCTTTGGATTTATCTACAAATCCATCGCGCTGGCAGGATCAAGTAAACGAGAACTTTGAGATTCTTAAAAGGGATTTTGAAAAGTCCGCTTTCGCGAAAGCGTTATTCCTTAAAATCAACGATTTAAAGCAGCATCATCCCAGAAAAAGAAGTCTGGTCAACAAAATCGCACTACATCACGCCGATGCGCATTTCAAGTTCATAAACTACTGGATCAACGCTAAAAAGAACTAA
- a CDS encoding ParA family protein: MGKIIAIANQKGGVGKTTTAVNLAACLGVLEKKVLLIDADPQANASSGLGINVDKVEAGTYQLLEHTIKAADLIVKTESPNLDIIPAHIDLVAIEIELVDQENREQMLRKALAPIKDDYDYIILDCAPSLGLLTLNALTASDSVLIPIQCEYFALEGLGKLLNTVKSVQNLHNPQLDIEGLLLTMYDSRLRLSNQVVEEVNQHFEGLTFKTIIQRNVRLSEAPSYGESIINYDAASKGSENYLSLANELISKNS, translated from the coding sequence ATGGGGAAAATCATTGCAATTGCAAATCAGAAAGGTGGCGTAGGAAAAACAACAACAGCCGTGAATCTTGCGGCCTGTCTAGGTGTTTTGGAAAAGAAGGTATTGCTTATTGATGCAGATCCACAGGCAAACGCATCTTCAGGTTTAGGCATCAATGTGGACAAGGTTGAAGCAGGAACGTATCAATTGCTGGAACACACCATCAAGGCGGCAGACCTTATCGTAAAGACAGAGTCGCCCAACCTGGACATCATTCCCGCACATATTGATCTTGTAGCTATTGAAATTGAACTGGTAGATCAAGAAAACCGTGAGCAGATGCTGCGCAAGGCTCTGGCACCTATCAAAGACGATTACGATTATATTATCCTAGATTGCGCACCATCATTGGGTCTTTTGACGCTTAATGCTCTAACCGCCAGCGATAGTGTCTTGATCCCTATTCAATGTGAATATTTTGCATTGGAAGGTTTGGGCAAACTTTTAAACACGGTAAAGAGTGTGCAAAACCTGCATAATCCACAACTGGATATTGAGGGATTGTTGCTAACCATGTACGATAGCAGGTTGCGATTGTCCAATCAAGTGGTAGAAGAAGTCAATCAGCATTTTGAAGGTTTGACCTTCAAGACAATCATCCAGCGCAATGTGCGTTTAAGTGAAGCGCCATCTTATGGCGAGAGTATTATTAACTATGATGCCGCGAGCAAAGGTTCAGAAAATTATCTAAGCCTTGCTAACGAACTCATTTCAAAAAACTCCTAA
- a CDS encoding ParB/RepB/Spo0J family partition protein: MAKATKKQALGRGLSALLKDPSNDINTAQDKNADKIVGNVIDLPLEDIDMNPFQPRTSFNEENLRELASSIKELGVIQPITVRKKGFGKFELVSGERRCRASKLLGLKTIPAYVRIANDQESLEMALVENIQRQDLDPIEIALSYQRLIEEIDLTQEQMSERVGKSRSAIANYLRLLKLDPIIQTGMRDNFISMGHGRALITIENLEDQLDIYQKILSDNLSVRDTEALVKQSKGSPLSRKQNKSKSLPAHVESSIKELSDALNTKVTATTSSSGKGKLTIAFESKEDLERITKMING, from the coding sequence ATGGCAAAAGCAACTAAGAAACAAGCTTTGGGTCGTGGATTATCAGCCTTATTAAAGGATCCATCCAACGATATCAATACCGCACAGGACAAGAATGCCGACAAGATCGTGGGCAACGTGATTGACCTGCCGCTGGAAGATATCGACATGAATCCATTCCAGCCGCGTACCAGTTTCAATGAAGAGAACCTGCGTGAGCTGGCCTCTTCCATCAAGGAATTGGGTGTGATACAGCCTATTACCGTTCGCAAAAAGGGATTTGGCAAGTTTGAATTGGTTTCTGGAGAACGTCGTTGTCGTGCGTCAAAATTATTGGGATTAAAAACCATTCCAGCTTACGTACGCATTGCTAACGATCAGGAATCCCTGGAAATGGCACTGGTAGAAAACATCCAGCGACAGGATCTGGATCCTATCGAGATTGCCCTTTCTTACCAGCGATTGATTGAAGAAATTGACTTGACTCAAGAACAGATGAGTGAGCGTGTGGGCAAGAGCCGTAGCGCGATAGCCAATTATTTGAGATTGTTAAAGTTAGATCCAATCATCCAGACAGGTATGCGTGACAACTTTATTTCCATGGGTCATGGTCGTGCCTTGATCACTATTGAAAACCTTGAAGATCAGCTGGATATTTATCAAAAAATATTGAGTGATAATTTATCCGTGCGAGATACTGAAGCACTTGTTAAACAGTCTAAGGGAAGTCCGCTTTCGCGAAAGCAGAACAAATCAAAATCCTTGCCTGCACATGTGGAATCATCGATAAAAGAATTGAGCGACGCCTTGAATACAAAGGTGACCGCTACCACAAGTTCCAGCGGAAAAGGAAAACTGACCATAGCATTTGAATCCAAAGAAGACCTGGAGCGCATTACTAAAATGATAAATGGCTAA
- a CDS encoding DUF5683 domain-containing protein, which translates to MAKLLPYLFLMASCWCFGQRTGDPIQVNAVTDSLIQPDYSAYLYDANRPSKAAFYSAVLPGLGQAYNGKYWKIPLAYAGIGIPVLAYIANDKEYQRLRTAFQIRLAGGTDDEFSNENGEPIVTNAGLERAQRVSQRNKELSLLIAAAFYAIQIIDANVDGHLSQFDVDRDLSFKPYLDYNQSASGTSYGFALSYTF; encoded by the coding sequence ATGGCTAAGCTGCTTCCATATCTTTTTTTGATGGCGTCTTGCTGGTGTTTTGGGCAACGTACCGGTGATCCCATTCAAGTCAATGCGGTTACTGACAGCTTGATACAGCCAGATTATTCCGCTTATTTATATGATGCTAACCGTCCATCTAAGGCCGCTTTTTACAGTGCTGTACTACCAGGATTGGGACAGGCTTACAACGGCAAATACTGGAAAATACCTTTGGCCTATGCAGGAATAGGTATTCCTGTTTTGGCGTATATCGCTAACGATAAGGAGTATCAACGGTTACGCACCGCTTTTCAAATACGACTCGCTGGTGGTACTGATGATGAATTTTCAAATGAAAACGGCGAACCCATTGTGACCAACGCTGGTCTGGAACGCGCACAACGCGTCTCACAGCGCAACAAAGAATTGAGTTTGCTCATCGCTGCTGCATTTTATGCCATTCAAATCATAGACGCTAATGTGGATGGTCACTTAAGTCAATTTGATGTGGATCGCGATTTATCTTTCAAACCTTATCTAGATTACAATCAATCGGCATCTGGAACCAGTTATGGTTTTGCTTTATCCTATACATTTTAA
- the dapB gene encoding 4-hydroxy-tetrahydrodipicolinate reductase → MKIGLLGYGKMGKVIERIAQERGHEIVARINKDDSKNDLEKSDVVIEFTAPESALDNLKYCINKQIPIICGTTGWNSSIEEIYELVSDQNAALVHASNFSLGVNLFFELNKRLAALMEPFEDYQLAVQEIHHTEKADAPSGTAITLAEGIMENTHFTDWHLGKENEKDSIGIEALREHDVKGTHLVSWNSDVDQIEIKHTAHSRDGFALGAVIAAEWLLDKKGSFTMKDVLGL, encoded by the coding sequence ATGAAAATCGGACTACTAGGCTACGGCAAAATGGGAAAGGTCATCGAGCGTATTGCTCAAGAGCGAGGCCACGAAATTGTAGCAAGAATCAATAAAGATGATTCTAAAAACGATCTAGAAAAGAGCGATGTGGTCATCGAGTTTACCGCACCAGAAAGCGCACTGGACAACCTGAAGTATTGCATTAATAAACAGATTCCAATTATTTGTGGTACAACGGGTTGGAATAGCAGCATAGAAGAAATCTATGAACTAGTTTCTGACCAAAATGCGGCTCTGGTGCACGCTTCTAATTTTAGTTTGGGCGTGAATTTATTCTTTGAGCTCAACAAGAGATTGGCTGCTTTGATGGAGCCCTTTGAGGACTATCAATTGGCCGTTCAAGAGATACACCATACAGAAAAAGCAGACGCTCCTAGCGGTACCGCCATTACCCTTGCGGAAGGCATTATGGAAAACACCCATTTTACAGATTGGCACCTGGGAAAGGAAAACGAAAAAGATTCTATTGGCATTGAGGCATTGCGCGAGCATGATGTTAAAGGAACTCATTTGGTTTCTTGGAATAGCGACGTAGATCAAATTGAAATCAAACACACAGCACACAGCCGTGATGGTTTTGCATTAGGTGCTGTCATCGCGGCAGAATGGCTGTTAGACAAAAAAGGAAGCTTTACCATGAAGGATGTGTTGGGATTGTAA
- the lepB gene encoding signal peptidase I — MSWTGWIILFIILQIVHGAGTWKFYKAAGRQAWEAFVPVYNSVVLMKIINRPIWWTILLFLPVVNLIMFVVIWVETLRSFGYNKAKDTALVVLTLGLYLYYVNYTQPLEHIKERSLKPRTAAGEWTSSILFAVVAATIVHTYVMQPFIIPTPSLEKTLLTGDFLFVSKFHYGPRFPMTPVAAPMVHDTIPVLSVKSYLDRPQLPYLRLPGVSDVKRNDIVVFNWPVDTVNAFPYNDGKYHYKPIDKKSNYVKRCVGIPGDTLSMIEGKVHINGEPLVLPERAKLQHSFLLKTKGAQYTEEQMNEFGITDGFQQGQLTGTNTPALSIKAATDEAIEKLEATGNIVEVEQTIFSDAFSQRYFPYDGMVGNSYDNIKPFLIPAKGMTTPITYKNIDYYRRIIEVYEGSEMEISNTINLRGNDVYLNGKPLTEYTFLQNYYWLMGDNRHNSEDSRIWGYVPESHVVGKPVFVWMSIDWSKSLTDMVRWDRLFTTVNGTGQPTSYFVYFVVLLIIYFVVRKIMKNRKAKK; from the coding sequence ATGAGTTGGACAGGTTGGATCATCCTATTTATCATATTACAGATTGTCCACGGCGCAGGTACGTGGAAATTTTATAAAGCCGCAGGCAGACAAGCTTGGGAAGCCTTTGTTCCTGTGTATAACTCGGTTGTATTGATGAAAATTATTAATCGTCCCATATGGTGGACGATTTTGTTGTTTTTACCAGTCGTTAATTTAATCATGTTTGTGGTGATTTGGGTGGAGACCTTGAGGTCTTTTGGCTATAACAAAGCTAAAGACACTGCGCTAGTCGTTCTAACCCTAGGACTTTATTTGTATTACGTAAATTACACGCAGCCGTTAGAACACATTAAAGAACGCTCCCTAAAACCCAGAACTGCCGCCGGCGAGTGGACCAGTTCTATTTTGTTTGCGGTGGTTGCAGCTACTATTGTGCATACGTATGTAATGCAGCCTTTTATCATTCCAACGCCATCACTTGAGAAAACCTTACTCACCGGCGACTTCCTTTTTGTATCAAAATTTCATTACGGTCCTAGGTTTCCCATGACACCTGTGGCTGCTCCTATGGTTCATGATACGATTCCAGTATTAAGTGTCAAGAGTTATTTGGATAGACCGCAACTTCCTTACTTGCGTCTACCAGGCGTTAGTGACGTGAAGCGCAACGATATTGTGGTGTTCAACTGGCCAGTGGATACGGTCAATGCATTCCCATATAATGATGGGAAATACCACTATAAACCTATCGATAAGAAATCGAATTACGTCAAGCGCTGTGTTGGTATTCCTGGAGATACGCTTTCCATGATTGAAGGTAAGGTGCACATTAATGGCGAACCACTCGTACTACCAGAACGAGCCAAATTGCAGCATTCCTTCCTATTAAAAACTAAAGGTGCTCAGTACACTGAGGAACAAATGAATGAATTTGGTATCACAGATGGTTTCCAGCAAGGTCAATTAACTGGTACCAATACACCTGCGTTATCCATCAAGGCAGCTACTGATGAGGCGATAGAAAAACTTGAAGCTACCGGGAACATTGTTGAGGTCGAGCAGACCATCTTTTCAGATGCATTCTCACAGCGTTATTTCCCTTATGATGGTATGGTAGGTAATAGTTATGATAATATAAAGCCGTTTCTCATTCCTGCTAAAGGAATGACCACACCTATTACCTATAAAAATATTGACTATTACCGTAGGATCATTGAAGTTTACGAGGGCTCTGAAATGGAAATCTCCAATACCATCAATCTACGCGGAAACGATGTCTACCTCAACGGAAAACCACTAACGGAATATACCTTCCTGCAAAACTATTACTGGCTTATGGGTGACAACCGTCACAATAGTGAAGATAGTCGCATTTGGGGTTATGTTCCAGAATCACACGTGGTAGGAAAACCAGTATTTGTCTGGATGAGTATTGACTGGAGCAAAAGTTTGACCGATATGGTGCGTTGGGATCGCTTGTTTACCACCGTGAATGGCACAGGTCAGCCTACCTCCTATTTCGTGTATTTTGTTGTGCTTTTGATCATCTATTTTGTGGTGCGTAAAATCATGAAAAACCGCAAAGCAAAAAAATAG
- a CDS encoding WbqC family protein: MSLIIHPSYFVDVESLVHIYHCGQLVVDANDSYVKQTYRSRCYIAAANGPLTLNIPIVHDGKQNSTLYKDVLIDLSQPWASNHLKSITSAYKSSPYYEYYEDDLMELYQDIPEKLMEWNIKTMQWLLSQLNLATDLNFTDDYQSDELATYLITAKKRSDLEIKPYMQVFQEKHGFLQPLSGLDLLFNLGPSSRAYLKSTSPF, encoded by the coding sequence ATGTCGCTTATCATACATCCTAGCTACTTTGTGGATGTAGAATCCTTAGTACATATTTATCACTGCGGTCAACTTGTTGTAGATGCTAACGATAGTTATGTGAAGCAGACCTATCGCAGCCGTTGTTACATTGCAGCCGCCAATGGACCGCTCACGCTCAACATTCCTATCGTTCACGATGGCAAGCAAAACTCCACGCTGTACAAAGATGTTCTTATAGACCTATCACAGCCTTGGGCATCCAACCATCTCAAAAGCATCACCAGCGCCTATAAAAGCAGTCCTTATTACGAATATTATGAGGATGACTTAATGGAGTTGTATCAGGACATTCCAGAGAAACTTATGGAATGGAATATTAAAACCATGCAGTGGCTCTTGTCACAGCTCAATCTAGCTACCGATTTAAACTTTACGGACGACTACCAAAGTGATGAGCTTGCCACCTACCTGATCACTGCTAAAAAGAGATCAGATCTTGAAATCAAACCCTACATGCAGGTATTTCAAGAAAAGCATGGTTTCCTGCAGCCGTTATCAGGACTGGACCTTTTATTCAATTTAGGCCCATCTTCAAGAGCTTATCTCAAAAGCACATCGCCATTTTGA
- a CDS encoding DUF1853 family protein has translation MNTDYDRFKAFYQTSTFWQGTLGGIQQFPLSNFDFSHLSDEEDILELPSIPHGTVLGKRAEYFFEFCARQSSNYEVLASNVQVFRGNRTLGEIDYILKHKSTQQVFHVELVYKFYIFELGKNYKSAYLSHDQNQELSSYVGPNRRDYFIKKFDHLKNRQLPILQLPETLELLQSLNIDVTQIKQQVCFLAHVYIPREMWRHEFKYLNKRCIKGYYMDEFAFAKAITSNLYFLPEKKQWKMRPQSLQVAFTHEQLLPEVRQSLERGFAPMIWMQWPGGDFESFFVVAALPTP, from the coding sequence TTGAATACGGACTATGACAGGTTCAAGGCTTTCTACCAGACGTCCACTTTCTGGCAGGGAACGCTAGGTGGTATTCAGCAATTTCCTTTATCCAATTTTGATTTTAGCCATTTGAGCGATGAGGAAGATATTCTAGAATTGCCGTCGATTCCTCATGGCACCGTATTGGGTAAACGAGCGGAATACTTTTTTGAATTCTGCGCGAGGCAAAGCTCCAACTATGAAGTTCTCGCATCCAACGTACAGGTGTTTAGAGGCAATCGTACCCTAGGCGAGATTGATTACATCTTGAAACACAAAAGTACGCAGCAGGTGTTTCATGTCGAGTTGGTGTACAAATTCTACATTTTTGAGCTGGGCAAAAATTATAAATCCGCTTACTTGAGCCACGATCAAAACCAGGAGCTCTCCAGTTATGTTGGACCCAATAGGCGCGATTATTTCATTAAGAAGTTTGACCATCTTAAAAACAGGCAACTACCTATTTTACAATTACCTGAAACCCTTGAACTGCTCCAATCATTGAACATAGATGTGACCCAAATCAAGCAGCAGGTTTGCTTCCTTGCGCACGTTTATATCCCACGAGAAATGTGGCGGCATGAATTTAAATACCTCAATAAAAGATGCATCAAGGGATATTATATGGATGAGTTCGCTTTCGCGAAAGCGATAACCTCCAACCTCTATTTTCTACCTGAAAAAAAGCAATGGAAAATGCGACCACAGTCCTTGCAGGTGGCATTTACTCATGAGCAATTATTGCCAGAAGTGCGCCAAAGCCTAGAGCGTGGATTTGCTCCCATGATATGGATGCAGTGGCCTGGTGGAGATTTTGAGAGCTTCTTTGTGGTGGCGGCTTTACCAACTCCTTAA